Proteins co-encoded in one Flavobacteriaceae bacterium MAR_2009_75 genomic window:
- a CDS encoding rRNA maturation RNase YbeY, translating to MIELHYETDFKVDDEIKFSDWISRIIDSEDKLTGDINYIFCTDSYLLNLNQKYLSHDTLTDIITFDYSEGNILSGDIYISIERVRENSNLFNVDFFEEVLRVTAHGVLHLAGYKDKSDAEASEMRNKEDDKIEMFHVEH from the coding sequence ATGATTGAATTACACTATGAGACCGATTTTAAGGTAGATGATGAAATAAAGTTTTCCGATTGGATAAGTAGGATAATAGACTCTGAAGATAAGTTGACGGGAGATATCAATTATATTTTTTGTACAGATAGTTACCTTTTAAATCTGAATCAAAAATATTTATCCCATGACACCCTGACCGATATTATAACCTTCGATTATTCAGAAGGCAATATTCTTTCTGGGGACATTTATATTTCGATTGAACGCGTGAGAGAAAACAGTAATCTATTCAATGTCGATTTTTTCGAAGAGGTGTTAAGAGTTACAGCACATGGTGTTCTACACTTGGCGGGGTATAAAGATAAATCGGATGCGGAAGCTTCGGAAATGCGTAACAAGGAAGATGATAAAATTGAAATGTTCCACGTGGAACATTAA
- a CDS encoding tRNA uridine 5-carboxymethylaminomethyl modification enzyme produces the protein MFQEKYDVIVVGGGHAGAEAAAAAANMGSKTLLITMNLQTIGQMSCNPAMGGIAKGQIVREIDALGGYSGIVSDKSAIQFKMLNKSKGPAMWSPRAQNDRMRFAEEWRLALENIPNLDFYQEMVGGLLIENNAIVGVKTSLGIEVKARAVVLTNGTFLNGLIHIGEKQFGGGRAGERAATGITEELTSLGFESGRMKTGTPPRVDGRSLDYSVMIPQPGDDNPEKFSYLNTPKLTTQRDCFMTHTSAEVHDLLREGFDRSPMFNGRIKSIGPRYCPSIEDKIYRFADKDSHQIFVEPEGWDTVEIYVNGFSTSLPEDVQFKALRSVKGFEKVKFFRPGYAIEYDYFPPTQLKHTLETKLVENLYFAGQINGTTGYEEAASQGLMAGINAHLRLQEKDAFILKRDEAYIGVLIDDLITKGTEEPYRMFTSRAEYRTLLRQDNADLRLTPMSFELGLAGEERMKRMEEKNGKSRSFLQFFKETSFQPEEINPILEEVNSSLVKQPDKMFKVLSRPQVTMDHMMQLDTVSSFVDDNNLDKEVLEQTEIQVKYSGYIEKEKVNADKLHRLENVRIPDNFDYSKLKSLSYEAREKLKAIQPVTIAQAARVSGVNPSDISVLLVYLGR, from the coding sequence ATGTTTCAAGAGAAGTATGATGTTATAGTTGTCGGAGGTGGTCACGCAGGCGCAGAGGCTGCTGCCGCTGCCGCGAATATGGGTTCGAAGACATTATTGATTACAATGAATCTTCAAACCATCGGACAAATGTCTTGTAACCCCGCCATGGGCGGCATAGCTAAGGGCCAAATAGTTCGCGAGATTGATGCACTTGGTGGCTATAGTGGTATTGTTTCCGACAAGTCCGCTATTCAGTTCAAGATGTTGAACAAATCAAAAGGCCCTGCGATGTGGAGTCCGCGTGCGCAGAATGACCGTATGCGATTTGCCGAGGAATGGAGGTTGGCTTTAGAGAATATACCTAACCTTGACTTTTATCAAGAGATGGTGGGCGGACTACTGATTGAAAATAATGCTATTGTTGGTGTTAAAACCTCTTTGGGTATTGAGGTAAAGGCTCGGGCTGTCGTGCTTACCAATGGAACGTTTTTAAATGGATTGATTCATATTGGAGAAAAACAATTCGGTGGTGGCAGGGCAGGAGAAAGGGCTGCTACCGGCATTACCGAGGAATTAACTTCATTGGGCTTTGAATCTGGCCGAATGAAGACGGGTACACCCCCGAGAGTAGATGGGCGCTCTTTAGATTATTCGGTTATGATTCCGCAACCCGGTGATGATAACCCTGAAAAATTTTCTTATTTAAACACGCCAAAGCTAACTACCCAGCGTGATTGCTTTATGACCCATACTAGTGCAGAAGTACATGATTTACTGCGCGAGGGTTTTGACCGTTCGCCAATGTTCAATGGCAGAATTAAAAGCATTGGCCCCAGATATTGCCCTTCCATAGAAGATAAAATATATAGGTTCGCCGATAAAGATAGCCATCAGATTTTTGTTGAGCCTGAAGGGTGGGATACCGTAGAAATATATGTAAACGGGTTTTCTACCTCCCTTCCAGAAGATGTTCAGTTTAAGGCCTTGCGCTCCGTCAAGGGCTTTGAAAAGGTTAAGTTTTTTAGACCCGGCTATGCAATTGAATATGATTATTTTCCGCCTACCCAGCTCAAACATACGCTTGAAACCAAGTTGGTTGAAAATTTATACTTTGCGGGTCAAATTAATGGTACCACTGGTTATGAAGAGGCTGCTTCACAAGGCTTGATGGCAGGAATAAACGCGCATTTAAGACTACAGGAAAAAGATGCTTTTATTCTCAAACGTGACGAAGCTTATATTGGAGTTTTAATCGATGACTTGATTACAAAGGGCACCGAAGAGCCCTATAGAATGTTTACTTCTAGGGCCGAATATAGAACTTTGTTAAGGCAAGATAACGCTGATTTAAGACTGACGCCTATGAGTTTTGAGCTTGGGTTGGCTGGTGAAGAACGAATGAAAAGAATGGAAGAAAAGAACGGTAAATCCCGGTCTTTTTTACAATTTTTTAAAGAAACCAGTTTTCAGCCTGAGGAAATTAATCCCATTCTTGAAGAGGTTAATTCCTCATTGGTAAAGCAACCGGATAAGATGTTTAAAGTGTTGTCAAGGCCCCAAGTTACCATGGACCATATGATGCAATTAGATACCGTTTCAAGTTTTGTTGATGATAATAATCTGGATAAAGAAGTGTTAGAACAAACCGAAATTCAGGTAAAATATTCAGGATATATAGAGAAAGAGAAAGTAAATGCTGATAAGCTGCACCGTCTTGAGAATGTTCGTATTCCTGATAATTTTGACTACTCCAAATTGAAGTCGCTTTCATACGAGGCAAGAGAAAAACTTAAGGCTATACAACCTGTGACGATAGCTCAAGCCGCTAGGGTTAGCGGAGTGAATCCTTCAGATATCAGTGTTCTTTTGGTTTATTTGGGCAGGTAA
- a CDS encoding methyltransferase family protein produces the protein MKLFLETKDFSVGGEDFKLLHDPEMDMLVTDPQPKNLAPYYQSSSYISHTDSNRSLTDKLYQGVKRFSLLSKTLMVNSYAKGNKTLLDVGAGTGDFLLTARNHGFQVMGVEPNLDARLRSREKKMELLSNLDDLPKSKYKVITMWHVLEHLPDLDNEIKKLKSFLEEDGALVVAVPNFKSFDAEHYREFWAAYDVPRHLWHFSAKAIESIFAKHDMQLVKKKPMWFDSFYVSLLSEKYKTGQQNFLKAFYIGLRSNLMGLLTREFSSCIYVLKRNN, from the coding sequence ATGAAACTGTTTTTAGAAACTAAAGATTTTTCTGTTGGCGGAGAAGATTTTAAATTACTTCACGACCCAGAAATGGATATGTTGGTTACAGATCCACAACCAAAAAATTTAGCTCCCTATTATCAGAGCAGTTCTTACATTTCGCACACCGATTCAAATAGATCTTTGACCGATAAATTATATCAAGGGGTAAAACGTTTCAGCTTGCTTTCGAAAACTTTGATGGTGAATAGTTACGCGAAAGGTAATAAGACACTCCTTGATGTTGGTGCAGGTACGGGAGATTTTCTATTGACGGCAAGAAATCATGGATTTCAAGTGATGGGTGTAGAACCTAATTTGGATGCAAGACTTCGTTCTAGAGAAAAGAAAATGGAATTGCTGTCAAACTTAGATGATTTGCCAAAGTCTAAGTACAAGGTTATTACCATGTGGCATGTACTTGAGCATCTTCCCGATTTAGATAATGAGATCAAAAAGCTCAAATCATTTTTAGAGGAAGATGGGGCCCTGGTGGTTGCAGTTCCTAATTTTAAATCTTTCGATGCAGAGCATTATAGAGAGTTTTGGGCCGCTTATGATGTGCCGCGCCATTTATGGCATTTTTCTGCAAAAGCTATTGAAAGCATTTTTGCCAAACATGATATGCAATTGGTCAAGAAGAAACCAATGTGGTTCGATTCATTTTATGTTTCGTTGTTGTCAGAGAAATATAAGACAGGTCAGCAAAATTTTCTTAAGGCCTTTTATATTGGTTTACGATCTAACCTTATGGGGCTGCTTACTCGTGAGTTCTCATCTTGCATTTATGTGCTTAAAAGAAATAACTAG
- a CDS encoding periplasmic chaperone for outer membrane proteins Skp, translating into MKNIVWAVLVLAFVSCKQEKIGFVDNVRLMEEYQEKIDIEADFKTKVDALAKRRDSISQTFQMEAQAFQEKAQKMSQQKAQEEYGQMQQKGQLIGQQLQQEDQQLQALGQTEMDSVVSKVKKEIKAYGEANGYTYILGGGDGGSVLYGTDANDLTDEIVKLLNDKYKK; encoded by the coding sequence ATGAAAAATATAGTTTGGGCAGTTTTGGTTTTGGCATTTGTTTCCTGTAAACAAGAAAAAATCGGATTCGTTGATAATGTAAGGTTGATGGAGGAGTATCAAGAAAAAATTGATATTGAAGCTGACTTCAAGACTAAAGTCGATGCCTTGGCAAAAAGGAGAGATAGTATTTCTCAAACTTTCCAGATGGAGGCACAGGCATTTCAAGAAAAGGCTCAAAAAATGTCTCAACAAAAAGCACAAGAAGAATATGGCCAAATGCAGCAGAAGGGTCAGTTAATCGGTCAACAGCTTCAGCAAGAAGATCAACAATTGCAGGCTTTGGGCCAAACGGAAATGGATAGTGTGGTTAGCAAGGTGAAAAAAGAGATAAAAGCTTATGGAGAAGCTAACGGGTATACTTATATACTAGGTGGTGGTGATGGCGGTAGTGTTCTTTACGGTACAGATGCCAATGACCTTACCGATGAAATTGTAAAACTACTTAACGATAAGTACAAGAAATAG
- a CDS encoding DoxX-like protein — MENLTDFAAQILLLLFLIITFIQSGIDKIFDWKGNVSWLEEHFANTPLQTLVPFLLTTILLIEVVSGVFCAVGLYEIIVLGKTTFALYGAIFSCITLLMLLFGQRMAKDYEGAKTIAVYFIPAIFLVYLLQ; from the coding sequence ATGGAAAATTTAACCGATTTTGCAGCACAAATTCTTCTCCTTCTTTTTTTAATCATCACCTTTATTCAAAGTGGCATCGATAAAATATTCGATTGGAAAGGAAACGTTTCATGGCTCGAAGAGCATTTTGCAAATACACCATTGCAAACTTTGGTACCCTTTCTTCTAACTACTATTTTACTAATTGAAGTGGTTTCCGGTGTGTTTTGTGCCGTGGGCCTTTATGAAATTATAGTTTTAGGAAAAACCACCTTTGCATTATATGGGGCGATATTTTCTTGTATTACGCTCTTAATGCTGTTGTTTGGCCAACGCATGGCAAAAGATTATGAGGGAGCGAAGACTATAGCCGTATACTTTATTCCTGCTATTTTTCTGGTCTACTTGCTTCAATAA
- a CDS encoding DNA polymerase-3 subunit delta': MLFKDILGLNHIKNHLATSADAGRIPHAQLFVGPEGCGTLPMAMAYAQYIICGNHGGENTGDNQSCNMKFGSLSHPDMHFAFPVSNSDKVKSHAVSDHYMEEWRQFFKEQPYGNLFDWYRLIGIEKKQGQIGVDEALDVVKKLSLKSYEGGYKVMLIWMADKMNNAAANKLLKLIEEPPNKTVFLLIAEDEEQIIQTIRSRCQVLHFPPLAEDAMADALIAKGLSREEAMRIAHEADGNFNKALDLMNNDSEDLVFEKWFVQWVRSAFKAKGNKSAIHELILWSDEVSKTGRETQKKFLNYCLAVMRQALLINYNVDQLAFMRIHVEGFQLQKFAPFIHENNIVTIVQELEDAIYHIERNGNSKIILTDLSIRLTRLLHKKAA, translated from the coding sequence ATGTTGTTCAAGGATATTTTAGGATTAAATCATATCAAAAATCATCTCGCCACGAGCGCCGATGCCGGACGCATACCCCATGCTCAATTGTTTGTTGGCCCTGAAGGTTGTGGCACCCTACCTATGGCCATGGCGTATGCGCAATACATTATCTGTGGAAACCATGGCGGCGAAAATACAGGTGACAATCAATCGTGCAACATGAAGTTCGGCTCGCTCTCTCACCCCGATATGCATTTCGCATTTCCTGTTTCGAACTCTGACAAGGTAAAAAGCCATGCCGTTAGCGACCATTATATGGAAGAGTGGCGGCAGTTTTTTAAAGAGCAGCCTTACGGCAACCTCTTCGACTGGTACCGACTCATAGGAATTGAAAAAAAGCAAGGTCAGATCGGTGTTGACGAAGCTTTGGATGTCGTTAAAAAATTAAGTTTAAAATCTTATGAGGGCGGTTATAAGGTAATGCTTATTTGGATGGCCGATAAGATGAATAATGCAGCGGCGAATAAGTTATTAAAGCTTATTGAGGAACCTCCCAACAAAACTGTTTTTCTACTTATTGCCGAAGATGAAGAACAAATAATACAAACGATTCGTTCGCGATGTCAAGTATTACACTTTCCACCTTTGGCGGAAGACGCCATGGCCGACGCTTTAATAGCAAAGGGACTCTCTCGAGAAGAAGCCATGCGCATAGCCCATGAAGCCGATGGAAACTTTAATAAGGCTTTAGACCTAATGAACAACGATTCTGAAGATTTGGTTTTCGAGAAATGGTTCGTTCAGTGGGTAAGAAGCGCATTCAAGGCCAAGGGGAATAAAAGTGCCATTCACGAACTAATTTTATGGAGCGATGAAGTCTCAAAAACAGGCCGAGAAACACAGAAGAAGTTTTTAAATTATTGCCTTGCCGTTATGAGACAAGCACTACTTATCAATTACAATGTAGACCAATTGGCCTTTATGAGAATTCATGTCGAAGGTTTTCAACTACAAAAGTTTGCACCATTTATACATGAGAACAACATCGTTACTATTGTACAAGAACTGGAAGACGCTATATACCACATCGAGCGTAACGGCAATTCTAAAATAATATTGACCGATCTTTCTATTCGATTGACGCGCCTATTGCACAAAAAAGCAGCCTGA
- a CDS encoding phosphoglycerate kinase: MKTIDDFNFENKKALIRVDFNVPLNETFEVTDANRIEAVKPTIIKVLEDGGSAVLMSHLGRPKGQKNADLSLQHIAKKVSDVIGVSVKFVEDCVGQVAEDAVAALKPGEVLLLENLRFHAEEEKGDEAFAEQLSKLGDVYVNDAFGTAHRAHASTTIVAQFFPDNKCFGYLLAKEIEAIEKVMRTGEKPVLAILGGAKVSSKITIIENILDKVDHLIVGGGMTYTFIKAQGGKVGDSICEDDKMDLAMNILKQAEEKGVQVHIPVDVLAANDFANDAETKVVDVNEIPDGWQGLDAGPKTLENFKEVILKAKTILWNGPVGVFEMESFAKGTIAVGNFIDEATQNGAFSLVGGGDSVAAVKQFGFEKKVSYVSTGGGAMLESLEGKTLPGIAAIIG; encoded by the coding sequence ATGAAAACAATCGACGATTTTAATTTTGAAAATAAAAAGGCACTTATACGCGTAGACTTCAATGTTCCGCTGAATGAAACATTCGAGGTTACTGATGCCAATAGAATAGAGGCGGTAAAGCCGACGATTATAAAAGTATTGGAAGACGGTGGAAGCGCTGTTTTAATGAGCCATTTGGGAAGACCCAAAGGCCAAAAAAACGCTGACCTATCGCTACAGCATATCGCTAAAAAGGTGTCTGATGTAATTGGCGTAAGCGTTAAGTTTGTCGAAGATTGTGTTGGTCAGGTTGCCGAAGATGCCGTTGCGGCCTTAAAGCCGGGTGAAGTTTTATTACTTGAAAATCTTAGGTTTCATGCAGAAGAAGAAAAAGGCGATGAAGCTTTTGCCGAACAGTTATCAAAATTAGGAGATGTTTATGTAAACGATGCTTTCGGTACTGCTCATAGAGCCCACGCTTCGACCACGATAGTCGCTCAATTTTTTCCGGACAATAAATGTTTCGGATATCTGTTGGCCAAAGAGATTGAAGCTATCGAGAAAGTGATGCGCACAGGTGAAAAGCCCGTACTGGCAATTTTGGGCGGAGCTAAAGTTTCTTCTAAGATCACCATTATCGAAAACATTCTTGACAAAGTAGACCACTTGATTGTTGGTGGGGGAATGACCTATACGTTTATTAAAGCGCAAGGTGGCAAAGTCGGTGATTCAATTTGCGAAGACGATAAAATGGACCTGGCCATGAATATTTTAAAGCAAGCGGAAGAAAAAGGGGTGCAGGTACATATACCTGTAGATGTTTTGGCAGCCAATGACTTCGCCAATGATGCCGAGACCAAAGTGGTAGATGTAAATGAAATACCTGATGGATGGCAAGGATTGGATGCAGGCCCAAAGACCTTGGAGAACTTTAAAGAAGTAATCCTAAAGGCCAAGACTATTTTGTGGAACGGCCCTGTGGGCGTTTTCGAAATGGAAAGTTTTGCCAAGGGCACAATTGCGGTTGGAAACTTTATTGATGAGGCCACTCAAAACGGTGCATTTTCACTGGTAGGTGGAGGAGATTCGGTAGCTGCTGTAAAGCAGTTCGGTTTTGAGAAAAAGGTAAGTTACGTTTCAACAGGTGGTGGCGCGATGTTAGAAAGTTTAGAGGGCAAGACCCTTCCGGGTATTGCTGCAATAATCGGATAA